The Chryseobacterium sp. 52 genome includes a region encoding these proteins:
- a CDS encoding GIN domain-containing protein, with protein MKKLLYVSLLVAVVSCGKVSPKGNIENKEVPVENFKNIFLKGKFRVFYARGEKNMVSVETYPNVYDNLDIEVKEDGLFITESRETKGVDFYNITIYSKYNPEKISISDSAEMNISSEIKTDNFRLNLKNYATFMGSVNTRRAEVDMQNKSRANFLGLTKNAVIKISDTASLIAPYWKIENLNIDSKNGNYAEVNVKDSLKGNIQNTAKFIYYNNPIRAFKIDKTTKVENKKLE; from the coding sequence ATGAAAAAACTATTGTACGTATCCCTGCTTGTAGCGGTGGTTTCCTGTGGAAAAGTTTCTCCGAAAGGAAATATTGAAAATAAAGAAGTTCCTGTTGAGAATTTTAAAAATATTTTTCTCAAAGGGAAATTCCGTGTATTTTATGCCAGAGGAGAAAAAAATATGGTCAGCGTTGAAACCTATCCTAATGTATATGATAATCTGGATATTGAAGTGAAAGAAGACGGATTGTTTATTACTGAATCACGTGAAACAAAAGGAGTTGACTTTTATAATATAACTATTTATTCAAAATATAATCCCGAAAAGATAAGTATTTCAGATTCTGCTGAAATGAATATTTCCAGTGAAATTAAGACCGATAATTTTAGGCTTAATTTAAAAAATTATGCTACTTTTATGGGGTCAGTGAACACAAGAAGAGCAGAAGTAGACATGCAGAATAAAAGCCGGGCCAACTTTTTAGGACTGACTAAAAATGCAGTGATAAAGATCTCAGATACAGCAAGTCTGATTGCTCCATACTGGAAAATAGAAAACCTGAATATTGATTCTAAAAACGGAAATTACGCAGAAGTTAATGTAAAAGATTCTTTAAAAGGAAATATTCAGAACACCGCAAAATTTATCTATTATAACAACCCGATCCGTGCTTTTAAAATTGATAAGACCACAAAGGTGGAGAATAAAAAATTAGAGTGA
- a CDS encoding phospho-sugar mutase, translating to MTTLEKAKLWLSDTFDKETRDTVQTLIDSNSPDLEDSFYRELEFGTGGMRGIMGVGTNRLNKYTLGQATQGLANYMLQQFKGEEIKVAIAYDVRHNSKEFGKLVADVLTANGIKVLLFKDHRPTPELSFTVRDKKCNGGIVLTASHNPPEYNGYKVYWNDGAQIVPPHDEAIINEVYSVKFDEIKFNGNDDLIEWIGEEQDAVYIDTCIENSTYQNVGKENLNIVFTSIHGTTYTTIPQALEKAGFKKVDLVKEQMIPSGNFTTVESPNPEEPAALEMAMDLARITNADIVIGTDPDGDRLGIAVRNLDGEMQLLNGNQTNTILTYYILNEWKKQGRITGKEFIGSTIVTSDIFFDIAEKFGVDCKVGLTGFKWIGKMIREAEGKEKFICGGEESFGFMTGDFVRDKDSCGSILVACEIAAWCKANGKTMYQYMIEIYEDLGMYYEGLVNIVRKGKEGAEEIQNMMKNFRENPPKELAGSSVEEVKDFKEQTSFTVSKNETKVMNEIPKSNVLIYYTQDGTKVCVRPSGTEPKIKFYISVKDTITSEADFTEKLKSLEAKIEEVRKDLKLD from the coding sequence ATGACAACATTAGAAAAAGCGAAACTTTGGCTAAGTGATACCTTCGATAAAGAAACAAGAGACACTGTACAAACTTTGATCGACAGTAACTCCCCGGATCTGGAAGACTCTTTCTACAGAGAACTTGAATTCGGAACAGGAGGAATGAGAGGTATTATGGGAGTAGGAACCAACCGCCTGAATAAATATACATTGGGACAGGCTACACAGGGATTGGCCAATTATATGCTTCAGCAGTTTAAAGGAGAGGAAATCAAAGTGGCGATTGCTTATGATGTGCGCCATAACTCAAAAGAATTTGGGAAACTTGTTGCTGATGTCTTAACGGCAAACGGAATTAAAGTTCTGCTTTTCAAAGACCACAGACCAACTCCTGAATTGTCTTTTACAGTGAGAGACAAAAAATGCAACGGAGGTATTGTATTGACAGCATCTCACAATCCCCCTGAATACAACGGTTATAAAGTATACTGGAATGACGGGGCGCAGATTGTTCCGCCTCATGATGAAGCCATTATCAATGAAGTGTATTCCGTGAAATTTGATGAAATTAAATTCAACGGAAATGACGACCTGATTGAGTGGATCGGAGAAGAGCAGGATGCCGTTTATATTGATACCTGTATTGAAAACTCCACTTATCAGAATGTAGGTAAAGAAAATCTAAATATTGTTTTCACTTCCATCCATGGAACAACATATACCACCATTCCACAGGCTTTGGAAAAAGCAGGCTTCAAAAAAGTAGATCTGGTAAAAGAACAGATGATTCCAAGTGGTAATTTCACCACCGTAGAATCTCCGAATCCGGAAGAACCGGCAGCCCTGGAAATGGCTATGGATCTGGCAAGAATTACCAATGCAGATATCGTTATCGGAACAGATCCGGACGGTGACAGACTGGGAATTGCCGTAAGAAATCTTGATGGCGAAATGCAGCTTCTGAATGGTAATCAGACCAATACAATTCTTACCTACTACATTTTAAATGAATGGAAAAAACAGGGGAGAATCACAGGAAAAGAATTCATCGGTTCTACGATTGTAACTTCAGATATTTTCTTTGATATTGCAGAGAAATTCGGCGTGGATTGCAAAGTGGGACTTACCGGATTCAAGTGGATTGGTAAAATGATCCGCGAAGCTGAAGGGAAAGAAAAATTTATCTGCGGAGGTGAAGAAAGTTTTGGTTTTATGACCGGAGATTTTGTCCGTGATAAAGATTCATGTGGAAGTATTCTTGTAGCCTGCGAAATTGCAGCATGGTGCAAAGCGAACGGGAAAACAATGTACCAGTATATGATTGAGATTTATGAAGATCTGGGAATGTATTATGAAGGACTGGTAAATATTGTCAGAAAAGGCAAAGAAGGTGCAGAAGAAATCCAGAATATGATGAAAAACTTCCGCGAAAATCCACCAAAAGAACTGGCAGGATCATCAGTAGAAGAAGTGAAGGACTTTAAAGAGCAGACCAGCTTCACCGTTTCAAAAAATGAAACAAAAGTGATGAACGAGATTCCGAAATCAAATGTACTGATTTACTATACCCAGGACGGAACCAAAGTTTGTGTAAGACCTTCAGGAACAGAACCAAAAATTAAATTTTATATTTCTGTAAAAGATACCATTACCTCTGAAGCCGATTTTACAGAAAAATTAAAATCATTAGAAGCGAAAATAGAAGAAGTAAGGAAAGACTTGAAATTAGATTAA
- a CDS encoding SRPBCC family protein, which yields MSSNIYVEAQMLIRKPVEDVFEAFINPEVTTQFWFTKSTGKLEEGQTVTWEWEMYGVKSNVKVHQIIKNQLIKTEWGEPSTHVDYEFREMEKGTLVVIKSYGFTQSGEDLLKVINDNTGGFTTVLDGCKAYLEHGIKLNLIEDKFPQK from the coding sequence ATGAGTTCTAATATCTACGTTGAAGCTCAAATGCTGATCAGGAAACCGGTTGAAGATGTTTTTGAAGCATTTATCAATCCGGAAGTGACCACTCAGTTCTGGTTCACCAAATCTACCGGAAAACTGGAAGAAGGTCAAACGGTGACCTGGGAATGGGAAATGTATGGTGTGAAATCCAATGTTAAAGTTCATCAGATTATCAAAAATCAGTTGATAAAAACAGAGTGGGGCGAACCTTCAACCCATGTAGATTATGAATTCAGAGAAATGGAGAAAGGAACTCTCGTAGTCATTAAAAGCTATGGATTTACCCAGTCCGGCGAAGACCTTCTAAAGGTTATTAATGACAATACAGGTGGGTTTACAACAGTTTTAGACGGTTGTAAAGCCTATCTCGAACATGGAATTAAATTGAATTTAATAGAAGATAAATTTCCACAGAAATAA
- a CDS encoding DUF4199 domain-containing protein: protein MTKSPSTLGIILFIATMIVFFVAYYFLSGINYFDISLKINAFVLPILYAGGAFWSVKSFWNKNRVVSFKDAFSRAFIPMFIGGILSIFSIYSFLNFVDTDAKKLLNYQYIQRQKTELDTEYQSARKIMKHQKDIDELDKKYQERLPSFSPEAIKGKDMLTASHFSGYFAAILIFYVVLSVFFGAFFRTRTIYQETENQE, encoded by the coding sequence ATGACGAAAAGTCCATCAACATTAGGAATTATACTTTTTATCGCTACAATGATCGTTTTTTTTGTAGCCTATTACTTTTTATCAGGAATCAATTACTTTGATATTTCACTGAAAATCAACGCATTTGTTCTTCCTATTTTATATGCGGGAGGAGCCTTCTGGTCCGTAAAATCTTTCTGGAACAAGAATAGAGTGGTAAGTTTTAAGGATGCATTCTCAAGAGCGTTCATTCCGATGTTTATCGGAGGCATTCTTTCCATCTTCAGTATCTATTCTTTCCTGAATTTTGTAGATACTGATGCCAAAAAGCTGTTGAACTATCAGTACATACAGAGACAGAAAACAGAATTAGACACTGAGTATCAGTCTGCAAGGAAAATTATGAAACATCAGAAAGATATTGATGAATTAGACAAAAAATATCAGGAAAGGCTGCCAAGCTTCTCTCCCGAAGCTATTAAAGGAAAAGATATGCTTACTGCCAGTCATTTTTCAGGATATTTTGCAGCAATTCTTATATTTTACGTAGTTTTGTCAGTGTTTTTTGGAGCGTTTTTCAGAACAAGAACAATTTACCAGGAAACAGAAAATCAAGAATAA
- a CDS encoding metal-dependent hydrolase — MKIQFLGQNCFLFTYKDKTILSDPFYNYKKAESGFDITAQKIDYILLTHAHGDHIADVEEVLHYHPEAAIIAVPEICAYFKTAKNKIDVNLGGTAKIDDLEIVMVSAQHTSSFPDGSYGGVPVGYIFRLSEGKNIYLAGDTGVMADMELFPRLFGTMDLSILPIGGHYTMGPKEAVFAAAELLKTPKVIGCHFDTFPAIEINHETALKYFADKNVELILPKLGEGFEF, encoded by the coding sequence ATGAAAATACAATTTTTAGGACAAAATTGTTTTTTGTTTACCTACAAAGACAAAACAATTTTAAGTGATCCTTTTTATAACTACAAAAAAGCAGAATCAGGCTTTGATATAACCGCTCAGAAGATCGATTATATCTTATTGACCCACGCACACGGCGATCATATTGCTGATGTGGAAGAAGTCCTGCATTATCATCCGGAAGCTGCTATTATTGCAGTTCCTGAAATCTGTGCCTATTTTAAAACAGCAAAGAATAAAATCGATGTGAACTTAGGAGGAACAGCAAAAATCGACGATCTTGAAATTGTCATGGTATCGGCTCAACATACCAGTTCGTTCCCGGATGGGAGCTATGGAGGCGTTCCTGTAGGATATATTTTCAGACTTTCTGAAGGTAAGAACATCTATTTGGCAGGAGATACCGGAGTAATGGCGGATATGGAGCTGTTTCCAAGACTTTTCGGAACCATGGATCTGTCTATCCTTCCTATCGGAGGTCATTACACGATGGGACCTAAAGAAGCGGTTTTTGCAGCAGCAGAACTATTAAAAACTCCGAAAGTAATCGGATGCCACTTTGATACTTTCCCTGCGATTGAAATTAATCATGAAACTGCATTGAAGTATTTTGCAGATAAAAATGTAGAACTTATTCTTCCTAAATTAGGAGAGGGGTTTGAATTTTAA
- a CDS encoding DUF3667 domain-containing protein: MKKTNCLNCGHEISGEFCSHCGQKSDTSRITPHSLIKSDILGSIWHIDNRFFDTVKDILFKPGNTAMEYLSGKRIRYYNFLSLLLIFFSFNVLGLHFYEKFASEDALAETSEIETFFSKYSKTILFVIIPMLALNAYFIFKRIKLNIAEHFIIGTVSLLGILILFLLDDVVSLIGLWKPVAGIFNVLDTALFILVVVFPAVTYWNAFKNSFSNPGLLWRVSLLYILMGIESLAIITILYRIF; the protein is encoded by the coding sequence ATGAAAAAAACAAACTGTCTGAATTGCGGTCATGAGATCTCCGGTGAGTTTTGCTCTCATTGCGGACAGAAATCAGATACATCAAGAATTACCCCGCATTCTTTGATTAAAAGTGACATTTTAGGTTCGATCTGGCATATTGACAATAGATTTTTCGATACGGTAAAAGATATTCTTTTTAAACCCGGGAATACCGCAATGGAATATCTTTCGGGGAAAAGAATACGCTACTACAATTTTCTATCTCTGTTGTTAATCTTTTTTAGTTTCAATGTATTAGGTCTTCATTTTTACGAAAAATTTGCTTCCGAAGATGCATTGGCCGAAACATCAGAAATAGAGACATTTTTTTCAAAATACTCTAAAACAATTCTTTTTGTTATTATTCCGATGCTTGCGCTTAATGCCTATTTCATTTTTAAAAGAATAAAATTGAATATTGCAGAGCATTTTATCATTGGAACAGTAAGCCTTTTAGGAATTTTAATCCTATTTTTGCTTGATGATGTGGTAAGCCTTATCGGTCTGTGGAAACCTGTAGCCGGGATTTTCAATGTTTTAGACACCGCTTTATTTATTCTTGTCGTTGTCTTTCCTGCAGTTACCTATTGGAATGCATTTAAAAACTCATTCTCAAATCCAGGCCTGTTGTGGAGGGTATCATTGCTTTATATTTTGATGGGAATAGAAAGTCTTGCCATAATTACGATTTTATATAGAATATTTTAA
- a CDS encoding glycosyltransferase family 2 protein, with product MNLSIVIPLLNEEDSLEELFSRIDNVCYSNSLSYEIWFVDDGSTDLSWSIIENMKVQHPQIHAIKFSRNYGKSQALHAAFERANGDVVITMDADLQDFPEEIPELYKMVIEDNYDIVSGWKKKRFDNVMTKNVPSKLFNAAARKVSGVYLHDFNCGLKAYKKQVVKSIDVYGDMHRYIPVLAANAGFRRITEKEVQHQARPYGTSKFGTERFIRGFLDLVTLWFVSRFGGRPMHFFGAVGTVMFIVGFLSALWLGVSKLIDVARGIYGHLITNNPWFYIALTMMMMGTLLFIAGFLGEMIIRTNREHKNYNIDEVI from the coding sequence ATGAATTTATCTATAGTTATTCCGTTATTAAACGAAGAGGACTCTCTGGAAGAGCTTTTTTCAAGGATTGATAATGTCTGTTATTCCAACAGTTTATCCTATGAAATTTGGTTTGTAGACGACGGAAGTACAGATCTATCGTGGAGTATTATCGAAAATATGAAGGTGCAGCACCCTCAGATCCACGCCATAAAATTTTCCAGAAATTACGGAAAATCACAAGCCCTTCATGCTGCTTTTGAAAGAGCAAATGGAGACGTAGTGATTACCATGGATGCTGATTTACAGGATTTTCCGGAAGAAATTCCTGAACTGTATAAAATGGTAATTGAAGACAATTATGACATCGTTTCAGGTTGGAAAAAGAAACGTTTTGACAATGTAATGACGAAAAATGTTCCGTCGAAACTGTTCAATGCAGCAGCAAGAAAAGTTTCCGGAGTGTATCTTCATGATTTCAACTGCGGTCTGAAAGCCTATAAAAAACAGGTGGTAAAATCTATCGATGTGTATGGAGATATGCACCGTTATATTCCTGTACTTGCAGCCAATGCAGGATTCAGAAGAATTACCGAAAAAGAAGTACAACACCAGGCAAGACCTTACGGAACTTCAAAATTCGGAACCGAAAGATTTATCAGAGGATTTCTGGATCTTGTAACCCTTTGGTTTGTAAGTCGTTTTGGGGGAAGGCCTATGCATTTCTTTGGTGCGGTAGGAACGGTAATGTTTATCGTAGGTTTTCTTTCAGCACTTTGGTTGGGCGTTTCAAAACTGATTGACGTAGCCAGAGGAATTTACGGACACCTGATCACAAATAACCCGTGGTTTTATATTGCTTTAACGATGATGATGATGGGAACGCTGCTTTTTATAGCCGGATTCTTAGGCGAAATGATTATCAGAACCAACAGGGAGCATAAGAATTACAATATTGATGAAGTGATTTAA